In the Vogesella sp. XCS3 genome, TTTCGTCGATAGCGCACGAGCCGATGTAATGCAGCTCGGCATGGGTAGTGGTAACACGGTGAAGCTTGGATTTCAGCATGGAACGCTGCATGGTTTTTTCCTGTTACTGGCGCTGCTAGATCAGCGCGTTACTTCGATATTGTCGATCAGGCGGGTGCGGCCCAGACGGGCTGCGGCCAGTACAACCAGGCGCGGCTCGCCGGCGTGGGCTACTTCCAGCGTATCGGCCTGGCGCACCTCGATATAGTCCACACGCCAGCCGTGCGCGGCCAGGTCGTCGGCGGCGGCTTTTTCCAGCACGGCGTAACGGTTGTCACCGGCCAGTAGCGCATCGCGGATGGCAGACAGATGGCGGTACAGGCGCGGCGCCTCGGCGCGCTCTTCTGCGCTCAGGTAGCCATTGCGCGACGACAGCGCCAGGCCATCTTCGGCGCGGCCGGTGTCTACCGGCACGATCTCGATCGGCATGTTCAGGTCGTCCACCATCGCACGGATCACGTGCAGCTGCTGGAAGTCCTTCTTGCCGAAACAGGCTACGTCCGCCTGCACGATATTGAACAGCTTGCTTACCACGGTGGCCACGCCACGGAAGTGGCCGGGGCGGAAGGCGCCGCACAGCTCGTTCTGGATATGCGGCGGCTCTACGTTGAAGTCTTGCTTGATGCGCGGGTACAGCTCGCGCTCGTCGGGGAAGAACAGCACGTCCACACCGGCGGCTTCCAGCTTGGCGCAGTCGGCCTCGAAGGTGCGCGGGTAGGCGTCGAAGTCTTCGCCCTGGCCAAACTGCAGGCGGTTAACAAAAATGCTGACCACCACCTTGTCTGCATGCTGGCGGGCCGCTTCTACCAGGGCCAGATGGCCGGCGTGCAGGTTGCCCATAGTAGGGACAAAAGCCAGGCGGCCAGCGGTTTTGCGCCAGGCGCGCAGCTGGGCGATGCTACGAATGATTTGCATGGTACTCACTCAGTGAGGGCTCACGGCCCGGCGTTGCGGCACGGGCCCTGGCGTGTAACTCAGAAACAGTGCTCGGGAGCCGGGAAGCTGCCGTCCTTGACCGCGCTGACATAGGCACCGACGGCGCCCTGGATGCTTTGCGCCTCATCCATGAAGTTCTTCACGAAGCGGGCTTTCTTGCCCGGGAACACGCCCAGCACGTCGTGCAGCACCAATACCTGGCCGGATACATCCGGGCCGGCACCAATGCCGATAGTCGGCACGCTGATGCTCTCGGTAACGCGCTTGGCCAGCGCGGCAGGCACGCACTCCATCAGCACCATGCTGGCACCGGCTTCGGCCAGAATGCGCGCTTCCTCAACAATACGCTCGGCGT is a window encoding:
- the panC gene encoding pantoate--beta-alanine ligase — encoded protein: MQIIRSIAQLRAWRKTAGRLAFVPTMGNLHAGHLALVEAARQHADKVVVSIFVNRLQFGQGEDFDAYPRTFEADCAKLEAAGVDVLFFPDERELYPRIKQDFNVEPPHIQNELCGAFRPGHFRGVATVVSKLFNIVQADVACFGKKDFQQLHVIRAMVDDLNMPIEIVPVDTGRAEDGLALSSRNGYLSAEERAEAPRLYRHLSAIRDALLAGDNRYAVLEKAAADDLAAHGWRVDYIEVRQADTLEVAHAGEPRLVVLAAARLGRTRLIDNIEVTR